In a genomic window of Flavobacterium crassostreae:
- a CDS encoding carboxypeptidase-like regulatory domain-containing protein: protein MRDTTKIKFIFLFVLLAINVFAQEKTVLKIKGTVTDVHAVPIDGVYVIHLQTEKAVVANSSGDFEIEATLGETLLFSAMGYKKVSILLADANFVTTKLLVKMVPEVQHLDEVVIKTYNNINAVALGIVSDKQKKYTPAQRRLKTATGLDPTPDVGSMAGGSVSADALFNLLSGRTAMLKKELEVEKKEHYLKLLQTLFDTNHFVHKLHIPVEYVKGFQYFAVENTKFTIILEQKNTTITTFLLGELAVEYQKIIACQD from the coding sequence ATGCGTGATACTACTAAGATAAAGTTTATTTTTTTGTTTGTTTTGCTTGCCATAAATGTTTTTGCGCAAGAAAAAACCGTACTTAAAATAAAAGGAACGGTTACAGATGTACATGCAGTGCCTATTGATGGGGTTTATGTAATCCATTTGCAAACCGAAAAAGCAGTTGTAGCCAACTCAAGTGGAGATTTTGAGATCGAGGCTACTCTAGGCGAAACGTTGTTGTTTTCGGCAATGGGATATAAAAAAGTTTCGATTTTGTTGGCAGATGCCAATTTTGTCACTACAAAGCTTTTGGTTAAGATGGTTCCTGAGGTGCAGCACTTAGATGAAGTAGTTATAAAAACCTATAACAATATTAATGCTGTGGCTTTAGGGATTGTATCCGATAAACAAAAAAAGTATACTCCTGCTCAGAGACGATTAAAAACAGCAACCGGATTAGATCCAACCCCTGATGTAGGTTCCATGGCAGGTGGTTCTGTTAGTGCAGATGCTTTGTTTAATCTTTTGTCTGGACGAACTGCTATGTTAAAAAAAGAACTGGAAGTAGAAAAAAAAGAGCACTATTTAAAGCTGCTCCAAACGCTATTTGATACCAATCATTTTGTGCATAAACTGCATATTCCGGTAGAGTATGTAAAAGGATTTCAGTACTTTGCTGTAGAAAACACTAAATTCACCATTATTTTGGAGCAAAAAAACACTACCATAACCACCTTTTTATTAGGAGAGCTGGCGGTAGAGTACCAAAAAATAATTGCATGTCAGGATTAA
- the pepE gene encoding dipeptidase PepE, which produces MKNIIIASTSTLHAGGYLEYLLPELSNHFKDCKTVLFIPYARPSGISHEQYTANAALAFAKINIAIKGIHEFEDAAMAIKNAQGIFTGGGNTFLLVQQLYQYNIMHVLADTVSSGTPYLGTSAGSVICGLSMQNTNDMPIIYPPNFQTLGLIPFNINAHYLDPDTQSQHMGETRETRLKEFHVFNTIPVLGLREGSWLEVKAGKIILRGGLKARLFEANQTPTELENNSDLSSLK; this is translated from the coding sequence ATGAAAAATATAATCATTGCCAGTACTTCTACCCTGCACGCAGGAGGCTACTTAGAATACCTATTACCAGAGTTGAGCAACCATTTTAAGGATTGCAAAACAGTGCTTTTTATCCCTTATGCAAGACCTAGCGGCATTAGTCACGAACAATATACTGCAAATGCAGCCTTGGCTTTTGCCAAAATTAATATTGCCATAAAAGGAATTCATGAATTTGAGGATGCAGCTATGGCTATCAAAAATGCTCAAGGCATATTTACCGGCGGAGGCAATACTTTTTTATTAGTCCAGCAATTATACCAATATAATATAATGCACGTTTTAGCAGATACGGTTAGCAGCGGAACTCCGTATCTAGGCACTAGCGCAGGGAGCGTAATTTGTGGTTTGAGCATGCAAAACACCAATGACATGCCTATTATATACCCACCTAATTTTCAGACTTTAGGTTTAATTCCGTTTAATATCAATGCGCATTATTTAGATCCCGATACCCAATCCCAACATATGGGAGAAACTCGCGAAACAAGACTTAAAGAATTTCATGTTTTTAATACCATTCCGGTATTGGGATTACGAGAAGGTAGCTGGCTAGAAGTCAAAGCAGGCAAAATCATTTTAAGAGGTGGCCTAAAAGCACGCCTTTTTGAGGCAAACCAAACACCTACAGAACTAGAGAATAACAGCGACTTGAGTAGTCTTAAATAA